Proteins from a genomic interval of Zingiber officinale cultivar Zhangliang chromosome 2A, Zo_v1.1, whole genome shotgun sequence:
- the LOC122043858 gene encoding pectinesterase inhibitor 12-like has protein sequence MASFVVVLLALSSSSLFLNPVTGVCIPRNASITFDLAASPVASSPEPQSVQGPSKQQEASAPAAQDDSVFPVGGGFGDGHLSLPPLLQAAVASLCQKTDYPDLCLSSAQQFLSASAGWQVDAATFLKVQMAACRARVEAAKGEVAALLKQPGTTARVASTLQVCADSYDDAFDNLDAAGNAVAARDKDTVNIMLSALVDDFATCEDGFTEMQDTSPLSAVDDALSKLGSNCLAIADLI, from the coding sequence ATGGCTTCTTTCGTCGTCGTCCTCCTCGCCCTCTCCTCCTCCAGCCTCTTCCTTAACCCTGTCACCGGAGTCTGCATCCCTCGCAACGCCTCGATCACCTTCGATTTAGCAGCCTCCCCGGTGGCATCGTCGCCTGAACCGCAGAGTGTTCAGGGGCCATCCAAACAACAAGAGGCTTCAGCTCCAGCGGCACAGGATGATTCTGTTTTTCCGGTTGGTGGCGGCTTCGGCGACGGCCATCTCTCGCTGCCTCCCCTCCTCCAAGCGGCGGTGGCCTCGCTGTGCCAGAAAACCGACTACCCGGATCTGTGCTTGTCATCGGCGCAGCAGTTCCTGTCGGCCAGCGCCGGGTGGCAGGTGGACGCGGCAACGTTTCTGAAGGTGCAAATGGCGGCGTGCCGAGCGAGGGTGGAGGCGGCGAAGGGAGAGGTGGCGGCGCTGCTGAAGCAGCCAGGAACGACCGCGCGGGTGGCGAGCACGCTCCAGGTGTGCGCCGACAGCTACGATGACGCGTTCGACAACCTGGACGCGGCCGGCAACGCCGTGGCGGCGCGCGACAAAGACACCGTCAACATCATGCTCTCCGCCCTCGTCGACGACTTCGCCACCTGCGAGGACGGCTTCACCGAGATGCAGGACACCTCGCCGCTCTCCGCCGTCGACGACGCGCTCTCCAAGCTCGGCAGCAATTGCCTCGCCATCGCCGACTTGATCTAA